The proteins below come from a single Streptococcus canis genomic window:
- a CDS encoding extracellular solute-binding protein encodes MTKLKGKYLISLLCLVILALSGGALALKTLSSKQQMPKELVILSPNSQTILTSTIPAFEEKYGIKVRLIQGGTGQLIDQLRQKNKQLKADIFFGGNYTQFESHKDLFESYVSPQVATVISDYQLPSHRATPYTINGSVLIVNNELAQGLTITSYEDLLQLALKGKIAFADPNSSSSAFSQLTNILLAKGGYTNADAWAYMKRLLVNMNSIRATSSSEVYQSVAEGKMIVGLTYEDPCINLQKSGANVSIVYPKEGTVFVPSSVAIIKDAPNLTEAKLFINFMLSRDVQNAFGQSTSNRPIRQDAQTSHDMKALETIATLKEDYAYVTKHKKKIVATYNQLRQRLEKAK; translated from the coding sequence ATGACAAAGCTTAAAGGGAAGTATCTTATCAGTCTATTGTGTCTTGTTATACTGGCTCTGAGTGGTGGAGCGTTGGCGCTAAAGACGTTGTCTTCAAAGCAACAGATGCCTAAGGAACTAGTGATTTTGAGCCCGAACAGCCAGACAATTTTAACAAGCACCATTCCAGCTTTTGAAGAAAAATATGGCATTAAGGTTAGGTTGATTCAAGGAGGGACAGGTCAATTAATTGACCAATTGCGTCAAAAAAATAAGCAGTTAAAGGCAGATATTTTCTTTGGTGGAAACTACACACAGTTTGAAAGTCATAAAGACTTGTTTGAATCCTATGTTTCCCCTCAAGTGGCCACCGTTATTTCGGACTACCAATTACCCAGCCACCGTGCCACACCTTACACCATTAATGGCAGTGTACTGATTGTTAATAATGAATTAGCACAGGGCCTTACCATTACTAGTTATGAGGACTTGCTTCAGCTGGCCTTAAAAGGGAAGATTGCTTTTGCTGATCCCAACAGTTCATCAAGCGCTTTCTCACAACTGACCAATATATTATTAGCTAAGGGAGGGTATACAAATGCTGACGCTTGGGCTTATATGAAGCGCTTGTTGGTCAATATGAATTCTATTAGAGCCACGAGTTCTTCAGAAGTCTATCAATCTGTCGCTGAAGGCAAGATGATTGTTGGACTCACCTACGAAGATCCTTGTATCAATCTGCAAAAAAGTGGTGCCAATGTTTCCATTGTTTATCCGAAAGAAGGAACGGTGTTTGTGCCTTCATCTGTTGCTATTATCAAAGATGCGCCAAATCTGACAGAGGCCAAGCTTTTTATTAATTTTATGTTATCACGTGATGTGCAAAATGCCTTTGGCCAATCAACCAGTAACCGACCCATTCGTCAAGATGCCCAAACCAGTCACGACATGAAAGCCTTAGAAACGATAGCCACTTTGAAAGAAGATTATGCTTATGTTACTAAGCACAAGAAAAAAATAGTGGCCACGTACAACCAGTTGCGTCAACGGTTGGAAAAAGCTAAGTAG
- a CDS encoding PTS system mannose/fructose/sorbose family transporter subunit IID yields MTSQENLTREERKMLRSVFWRSWTMNASRTGATQYHAVGVIYTLLPVINHFYKTDKDKAEALVRHTTWFNATMHINNFIMGLVASMEKKNSEDPTFDASAITAVKASLMGPISGVGDSFFWGILRVIAAGIGISLASTGSAMGAVVFLLLYNIPAFMIHYYSLYGGYSVGAGFIKKLYESGGIKIVTKTSSMLGLMMVGSMTASNVKFKTILTVAAKGAKEAASIQDYLDQLFIGIVPLMVTLAAFWLLRKKVNINWIMFGIMFLGIILGLLGIC; encoded by the coding sequence ATGACATCACAAGAAAATTTGACCAGAGAAGAACGCAAAATGTTGCGCTCAGTCTTCTGGCGCTCATGGACGATGAATGCCAGCCGTACAGGTGCTACCCAGTATCATGCTGTTGGTGTGATTTACACCTTATTACCTGTTATCAATCATTTTTACAAGACAGATAAAGACAAGGCAGAAGCACTTGTTAGACATACCACATGGTTCAATGCTACCATGCACATCAATAACTTTATCATGGGTCTTGTGGCATCAATGGAAAAGAAAAACAGTGAAGATCCGACCTTTGATGCTAGTGCCATCACGGCGGTAAAGGCTTCCTTAATGGGACCAATTTCTGGTGTAGGAGATTCCTTCTTCTGGGGAATTCTTCGTGTTATTGCTGCAGGAATTGGGATTTCTTTGGCAAGTACAGGTTCAGCTATGGGGGCGGTCGTTTTCTTACTCTTGTACAATATTCCTGCCTTTATGATTCACTATTATAGCCTTTACGGCGGTTATTCTGTGGGTGCTGGTTTTATCAAAAAACTTTACGAATCTGGTGGCATTAAAATCGTCACTAAAACCTCAAGCATGCTTGGGTTGATGATGGTTGGGTCAATGACAGCCTCAAATGTGAAGTTCAAAACCATTCTTACCGTTGCTGCTAAAGGCGCTAAGGAAGCAGCCTCCATTCAAGATTACCTTGATCAATTATTTATTGGTATTGTGCCATTGATGGTCACTTTAGCGGCTTTCTGGCTTTTACGTAAGAAAGTGAATATCAACTGGATTATGTTTGGTATCATGTTCCTTGGAATTATTCTTGGGCTTTTAGGTATTTGCTAA
- a CDS encoding response regulator transcription factor, whose protein sequence is MYKLVIIEDEHIIRKWLRYAIDYKALDILVVGEAKDGQAGAALIKECHPDIVLTDINMPIMTAFDMFEATKEQFYAKIILSGYADFPNARSAIHYGVLEFLAKPVEKAALWKSLQSVMAKIEKQKEARLQGDTTTHYLPLPKVNDQIPDVVKDMLDWVHAHFQEKITTSQLAHDLGYSESYLYQNIKKHLQMTLSDYINQYRINQAIQLMQKEPDLMVYQIAEAVGIYDYRYFDRVFKKYLGQTVKAFKEEHLTKDTDGSMS, encoded by the coding sequence ATGTATAAATTAGTGATTATTGAAGATGAACATATTATTCGAAAATGGCTGCGCTACGCCATTGATTACAAGGCTCTGGATATTTTAGTGGTTGGTGAGGCAAAAGATGGCCAAGCCGGAGCAGCTTTAATTAAAGAGTGTCACCCTGATATTGTCTTAACGGATATTAACATGCCGATTATGACGGCTTTTGATATGTTTGAAGCGACCAAGGAGCAGTTTTATGCCAAAATTATTCTATCTGGCTATGCCGATTTTCCAAATGCAAGGTCAGCCATTCATTATGGGGTTCTGGAATTTCTGGCAAAGCCTGTCGAAAAAGCCGCTCTGTGGAAAAGCCTCCAAAGTGTTATGGCCAAAATAGAAAAGCAAAAGGAGGCGCGTTTGCAAGGCGATACCACTACCCATTATCTTCCTCTTCCCAAAGTCAATGACCAGATTCCTGACGTTGTGAAGGACATGTTGGACTGGGTACATGCTCATTTTCAAGAGAAGATTACGACCAGCCAACTGGCTCACGATTTGGGCTATAGCGAGAGTTACCTCTACCAAAACATCAAGAAACACCTCCAGATGACCTTGAGCGACTACATTAACCAGTACCGCATTAATCAAGCGATTCAACTGATGCAAAAAGAACCAGATTTAATGGTTTATCAGATTGCAGAAGCCGTTGGTATTTATGACTACCGCTATTTTGATAGGGTCTTTAAAAAATATCTGGGTCAGACGGTGAAAGCTTTTAAAGAGGAACATTTGACTAAAGATACAGATGGGAGTATGTCATGA
- a CDS encoding PTS sugar transporter subunit IIA, which produces MKRKFLIGSHGKLASGLQSSIDILAGMGQALEIIDAYVDDSDYTSQIDDFVAGVAADEQGLIFTDLLGGSVNQKMVTAVMASGKDNIFLITNSNLATLLSLVFLNPDEALTKDQIVTVINESQVQLVDLSPATDSEDDFFD; this is translated from the coding sequence ATGAAACGGAAATTTCTCATTGGTAGCCATGGCAAGCTAGCCAGTGGTCTGCAGAGTTCCATTGACATTTTAGCAGGTATGGGACAGGCACTTGAAATCATTGATGCTTATGTTGATGATAGTGACTATACTAGCCAGATTGACGACTTTGTCGCTGGGGTGGCAGCAGATGAACAGGGACTGATTTTTACCGACTTATTAGGTGGCAGTGTGAATCAGAAAATGGTAACAGCTGTAATGGCTAGTGGTAAAGATAATATCTTTTTAATCACAAATAGTAATCTCGCAACCTTGTTATCACTTGTGTTTTTAAACCCTGATGAGGCACTTACTAAAGACCAAATTGTAACCGTTATCAACGAGTCGCAAGTACAGTTGGTTGACCTCAGTCCAGCCACAGATTCAGAAGATGACTTTTTTGATTAA
- a CDS encoding sensor histidine kinase, producing the protein MRGNQVEENFKKRLQNDISRHFSYQSLILSVILIGLFIIFSLAPQQIGLYRDVTVSANRYHQLITKQADLLEELEKNSLVPFLNASLSTADLSKHYFHLRHNSQTSSDLLIFSPKQDLLFASNPHLGHFFSKSVYIQEVLATAKGKKAFFKIAMDNEDGHYLMLIKPLRGQAKLKGYAFLVMDGKDFLHPTKTLTSDLVIADQLDNTFTFTNRDFIRSSLDKVTSQLLQDYFVFQDNRAFIVRKVSLQGGLWLYMYRPLIPIASVILFSLMSSVIIFVILQHKSNALANRIAANNSIAISQMVKDMTAISRQEKSRIDLDSQDEFQYLSDQINQMVERLQELHDKTLDLETQKLVFEKRMLEAQFNPHFLYNTLETILITSHYDPTLTEKIVIQLTRLLRYSLTDSAKPVLLKDDLDVIESYLVINQVRFEELQYSIQIEPDLETLSVPKLFLLPLIENAIKYGLKERHDVTIHISCHRQADQIVFSVSDNGSGITPQNQGAIREKLEEEESHHGLINSYRRLKHHFSAVLLEFTQGDNQFTVSYQVKE; encoded by the coding sequence TTGAGAGGTAATCAAGTGGAAGAAAACTTCAAAAAACGATTACAAAATGACATTTCTCGTCATTTTTCTTACCAATCACTCATCTTATCGGTGATTTTGATTGGTCTTTTTATCATCTTTTCATTAGCTCCTCAACAAATAGGTCTCTATCGTGATGTGACTGTTAGTGCTAATCGTTACCATCAATTGATAACCAAACAAGCTGATTTACTGGAGGAGTTGGAGAAGAATAGTCTTGTGCCTTTTCTAAATGCCAGCCTTAGCACTGCTGATTTGAGCAAACACTATTTCCACCTTCGGCACAATAGCCAAACCTCATCAGACCTCTTGATATTTTCTCCCAAACAAGACCTCTTATTTGCCAGTAATCCCCATTTAGGCCATTTTTTTAGTAAGTCTGTTTATATTCAAGAAGTTTTAGCGACAGCTAAGGGAAAAAAAGCTTTTTTTAAAATTGCGATGGATAATGAAGATGGTCACTACCTGATGTTGATTAAACCACTAAGAGGTCAAGCTAAGTTAAAGGGATATGCTTTTTTGGTCATGGATGGGAAAGATTTTCTTCATCCAACGAAAACCCTGACTTCAGATTTGGTGATTGCTGATCAGTTAGACAATACGTTTACCTTTACCAATCGTGATTTTATAAGGTCCAGCTTGGACAAGGTCACTAGTCAGTTATTACAAGATTATTTTGTCTTTCAGGACAACCGTGCCTTTATTGTGAGAAAAGTCTCTTTGCAGGGTGGCCTTTGGCTTTACATGTATAGACCCTTGATTCCCATCGCCTCGGTTATTTTATTTTCCCTGATGTCATCGGTCATTATTTTTGTGATTTTACAACACAAATCCAATGCCTTGGCCAACCGCATTGCGGCTAACAATTCGATAGCCATTAGCCAAATGGTCAAAGACATGACTGCCATCTCCCGTCAAGAAAAAAGCCGAATTGACCTCGACAGTCAAGATGAATTCCAATACTTGTCCGATCAAATCAACCAAATGGTAGAGCGGTTGCAGGAACTGCACGACAAAACTTTAGACTTGGAAACTCAAAAGTTAGTATTTGAAAAGCGCATGCTGGAGGCTCAGTTTAATCCCCATTTTCTCTATAATACGCTAGAAACGATTTTAATCACGAGTCATTATGACCCTACTTTAACAGAAAAAATCGTGATTCAACTGACTAGATTATTACGGTATAGCCTAACCGATTCCGCTAAACCTGTCCTGCTCAAAGATGATTTAGATGTCATTGAGTCCTATTTGGTGATTAATCAGGTGCGGTTTGAAGAATTGCAGTACAGTATTCAGATTGAACCAGATCTTGAAACCTTATCAGTACCTAAATTATTTTTACTGCCCTTGATTGAAAATGCTATCAAATACGGCTTGAAAGAACGTCACGATGTCACGATTCATATTTCTTGTCACCGACAGGCTGACCAAATTGTCTTTTCGGTGAGTGATAATGGGTCTGGAATTACTCCTCAAAACCAAGGAGCTATTCGAGAGAAACTAGAAGAGGAAGAATCGCATCACGGTTTGATTAATTCTTATCGCCGGCTCAAACATCATTTTTCAGCGGTGTTATTGGAGTTTACCCAAGGGGATAATCAGTTTACTGTTAGTTATCAGGTAAAGGAGTAG
- the ndk gene encoding nucleoside-diphosphate kinase: MEQTFFMIKPDGVKRGLVGEILRRIERRGFTFERLELRQASSELLVKHYEALVAKPFYPELEAYMTSGPVLIGVLSGNRVVSSWRTMMGVTNPKDALPGTIRGDFAQAPGDDGGIFNVVHGSDSLDSAKREIALWFNQDKFESSASLSQDNQ; the protein is encoded by the coding sequence ATGGAACAAACATTTTTTATGATTAAGCCTGATGGGGTGAAACGAGGGTTAGTTGGGGAGATTTTGCGACGTATTGAGCGGCGAGGGTTTACATTTGAACGCTTGGAGTTGCGGCAAGCTAGCTCGGAACTCTTGGTTAAGCATTATGAGGCCTTGGTTGCGAAGCCATTTTATCCTGAGTTGGAAGCTTACATGACCAGTGGCCCTGTTTTAATTGGGGTACTTTCTGGGAATCGGGTGGTTTCGTCTTGGCGAACCATGATGGGGGTAACTAATCCCAAAGATGCTCTTCCTGGCACTATTCGAGGTGATTTTGCTCAGGCTCCTGGTGATGATGGTGGCATTTTTAACGTGGTTCATGGGTCTGATTCTCTAGATTCTGCTAAGCGTGAGATTGCCCTTTGGTTTAACCAAGATAAATTTGAGAGCTCTGCTAGTCTTTCACAAGATAATCAGTAA
- the msrB gene encoding peptide-methionine (R)-S-oxide reductase MsrB gives METKDDLKKRIGDLSYEVTQHAATERPFTGKYDDFFEKGIYVDIVSGEVLFSSLDKFNSGCGWPAFSKPIDNRMVTNHDDSSYGMRRVEVKSREAGSHLGHVFSDGPQEAGGLRYCINSAALKFIPYDQMDKEGYAQWLTLFDEN, from the coding sequence ATGGAGACAAAAGATGATTTGAAAAAACGGATTGGTGACCTTTCTTATGAGGTGACCCAACATGCGGCGACAGAACGTCCTTTTACAGGAAAATATGATGACTTTTTTGAGAAAGGCATTTATGTCGATATTGTCAGTGGCGAGGTCTTGTTTTCATCACTGGATAAATTTAATTCGGGCTGTGGTTGGCCTGCCTTTTCAAAACCTATTGACAACCGTATGGTGACAAACCACGATGACTCTTCTTATGGGATGAGACGGGTTGAAGTCAAAAGTCGAGAAGCGGGATCGCATTTGGGGCATGTCTTTAGTGACGGCCCTCAAGAAGCTGGAGGCCTACGTTACTGTATCAATTCAGCAGCCCTTAAATTCATTCCTTATGACCAGATGGACAAAGAAGGCTATGCCCAATGGCTCACATTGTTTGATGAGAATTAA
- a CDS encoding YeiH family protein, whose translation MSTNLKKLPGLLLCLLLALLAWYLGHLFPIIGAPVFAILLGMLLALFYRNRDKTKEGITFTSKYILQMAVVLLGFGLNLTQVVAVGMQSLPIIMSTIATALLVAYGLQKWLRLDVNTATLVGVGSSICGGSAIAATAPVIKAKDDEIAKAISVIFLFNILAALLFPSLGQLLGLSNEGFAIFAGTAVNDTSSVTATATAWDAIHHSNTLDGATIVKLTRTLAIIPITLGLSLYRAKQEHEAVTEEGFSLRKSFPSFILFFLLASLITTLLTSFGVSADIFHYLKELSKFFIVMAMAAIGLNTDVVKLIKTGGQAILLGAICWVAITIISLSMQLCLGMW comes from the coding sequence ATGTCAACCAATTTAAAAAAACTTCCAGGCCTTTTACTTTGCTTACTTTTAGCCCTTTTGGCCTGGTACCTAGGACACTTATTTCCCATTATTGGAGCTCCTGTTTTTGCTATTCTTTTAGGAATGTTGCTGGCCTTGTTTTATCGAAACCGAGACAAGACTAAAGAGGGGATTACTTTCACCTCCAAGTACATTTTGCAGATGGCAGTGGTCTTGCTTGGTTTTGGCTTAAACCTAACTCAGGTCGTGGCAGTGGGCATGCAGTCCTTACCCATTATTATGTCAACTATTGCGACAGCTCTTTTGGTGGCTTACGGTTTACAGAAATGGCTGCGCTTAGATGTCAATACAGCTACCTTGGTTGGCGTTGGTTCTTCCATTTGTGGGGGGTCTGCTATTGCAGCGACAGCACCTGTTATCAAGGCCAAAGATGATGAGATTGCAAAAGCCATCTCTGTTATTTTTCTCTTTAATATTTTAGCAGCCTTGCTATTTCCAAGTTTAGGGCAATTACTAGGCTTATCCAATGAAGGTTTTGCTATTTTTGCTGGTACAGCGGTCAATGATACTTCTTCGGTAACCGCGACAGCAACAGCCTGGGATGCCATTCATCATTCCAATACACTAGACGGGGCAACCATTGTCAAGTTGACACGGACTTTGGCTATTATTCCAATTACTTTGGGGTTATCTCTTTACCGAGCTAAACAAGAACACGAAGCCGTCACGGAAGAAGGCTTTAGCCTTAGAAAGTCTTTCCCTAGTTTTATCCTTTTCTTTTTATTAGCTTCTCTCATCACAACGCTGCTGACCAGTTTTGGGGTTTCGGCTGACATTTTCCATTACCTCAAAGAATTATCCAAATTCTTTATTGTCATGGCCATGGCAGCGATTGGTTTAAATACGGATGTGGTTAAATTAATCAAAACGGGTGGTCAGGCTATCCTTTTAGGAGCTATTTGCTGGGTGGCTATCACCATTATTAGTCTTAGCATGCAGCTGTGTTTAGGCATGTGGTAA
- a CDS encoding PTS mannose/fructose/sorbose/N-acetylgalactosamine transporter subunit IIC: protein MLVPATMAALAVLICFGGNYLTGQSMMERPLVVGLVTGLLLGDIKVGILMGASLEALFLGNVNIGGVIAAEPVTATAMATTFTIISHIDQKAAMTLAVPIGMLAAFVVMFLKNVFMNIFAPMVDKAAAANHQGKLVMLHYGTWIIYYLIIASISFIGILVGSGPVNAFVDHIPQNLMNGLSAAGGLLPAVGFAMLMKLLWTNKLAVFYLLGFVLTAYLKLPAVAVAALGAVICVISSQRDLELDTITKGAFSNQTSFDSKESEEEDFFA, encoded by the coding sequence ATGTTAGTACCAGCAACAATGGCAGCACTAGCTGTATTGATTTGTTTTGGGGGCAATTATTTAACCGGTCAAAGCATGATGGAAAGACCTTTGGTGGTTGGATTGGTTACTGGTCTTCTATTGGGAGACATAAAGGTAGGGATTTTGATGGGAGCATCTCTAGAAGCTCTCTTCCTAGGAAATGTTAATATCGGTGGTGTCATTGCAGCAGAGCCTGTAACAGCAACCGCTATGGCGACAACTTTTACCATTATTTCCCATATTGACCAAAAGGCAGCCATGACCCTAGCTGTTCCAATCGGAATGTTAGCGGCCTTTGTGGTCATGTTCTTGAAGAATGTCTTTATGAATATTTTTGCTCCGATGGTTGATAAAGCTGCTGCGGCTAATCATCAAGGGAAGCTAGTGATGCTTCACTACGGTACTTGGATCATTTATTACTTGATTATTGCCTCCATTTCCTTTATTGGTATTTTGGTTGGAAGCGGTCCGGTGAATGCCTTTGTGGATCACATTCCACAAAACCTCATGAATGGACTGAGCGCTGCAGGTGGCCTCTTGCCAGCCGTTGGTTTTGCTATGCTGATGAAATTATTGTGGACCAACAAATTAGCTGTCTTTTACCTACTGGGCTTTGTGTTGACAGCTTATCTGAAATTGCCAGCTGTAGCGGTAGCTGCACTTGGAGCTGTTATTTGTGTGATTAGTTCCCAACGTGATTTGGAATTAGATACCATTACTAAAGGAGCATTTAGCAATCAAACAAGCTTTGACTCAAAAGAATCAGAAGAGGAGGATTTCTTCGCATGA
- a CDS encoding PTS system mannose/fructose/N-acetylgalactosamine-transporter subunit IIB — translation MITQIRVDDRLIHGQVAVVWTKELNAPLLVVANDEAAKNEITQMTLKMAVPSGMKLLIRSVEESIKLFNDPRAKDKRIFVIVNSVKDACAIAKEVPDLEAVNVANVGRFDKSDPASKVKVAPSLLLNPEELAAAKELASLPELDVFNQVLPSNTKVHLSQLVK, via the coding sequence ATGATTACCCAAATTCGTGTTGATGATCGCTTGATTCATGGTCAAGTAGCCGTTGTCTGGACCAAAGAGTTGAATGCCCCTCTTTTGGTGGTGGCTAATGATGAGGCTGCTAAAAATGAAATCACACAAATGACTTTAAAAATGGCAGTACCAAGCGGCATGAAGTTATTGATTCGCTCAGTTGAAGAATCTATTAAGCTCTTTAATGATCCACGCGCCAAAGACAAACGGATTTTTGTTATTGTCAATTCTGTCAAGGATGCCTGTGCGATCGCTAAAGAAGTGCCAGATTTAGAAGCTGTTAACGTCGCTAATGTGGGGCGCTTTGATAAATCAGACCCGGCAAGCAAGGTTAAGGTGGCACCAAGTCTTTTGCTAAATCCAGAAGAATTGGCTGCCGCAAAAGAATTAGCCAGTTTACCTGAACTTGATGTGTTTAATCAGGTGTTACCATCTAATACCAAGGTTCATTTGAGCCAATTAGTCAAATAA
- the lepA gene encoding translation elongation factor 4, with protein sequence MNSQDLKKRQEKIRNFSIIAHIDHGKSTLADRILEKTETVSSREMQAQLLDSMDLERERGITIKLNAIELNYTAKDGQTYIFHLIDTPGHVDFTYEVSRSLAACEGAILVVDAAQGIEAQTLANVYLALDNDLEILPVINKIDLPAADPERVRHEVEDVIGLDASEAVLASAKAGIGIEEILEQIVEKVPAPTGDVDAPLQALIFDSVYDAYRGVILQVRIVNGIVKPGDKIQMMSNGKTFDVTEVGIFTPKAVGRDFLATGDVGYVAASIKTVADTRVGDTVTLANNPAKEALHGYKQMNPMVFAGIYPIESNKYNDLREALEKLQLNDASLQFEPETSQALGFGFRCGFLGLLHMDVIQERLEREFNIDLIMTAPSVVYHVHTTDGDMIEVSNPSEFPNPTRVASIEEPYVKAQIMVPQEFVGAVMELSQRKRGDFVTMDYIDDNRVNVIYQIPLAEIVFDFFDKLKSSTRGYASFDYEISEYRKSQLVKMDILLNGDKVDALSFIVHKEFAYERGKIIVEKLKKIIPRQQFEVPIQAAIGQKIVARSDIKALRKNVLAKCYGGDVSRKRKLLEKQKAGKKRMKSIGSVEVPQEAFLSVLSMDDDAKK encoded by the coding sequence ATGAACAGTCAAGATTTAAAGAAACGTCAGGAGAAGATTCGTAATTTCTCCATTATTGCACATATTGACCATGGCAAATCTACTCTCGCTGATCGCATTTTGGAAAAGACAGAAACTGTTTCCTCTCGTGAAATGCAGGCCCAGTTATTGGACTCTATGGATTTGGAGCGCGAGCGTGGGATTACCATCAAGTTAAACGCCATTGAGCTTAACTATACAGCTAAGGATGGGCAAACTTACATTTTCCATCTTATTGACACCCCTGGACATGTGGACTTTACTTATGAGGTATCTCGTTCGTTGGCAGCTTGCGAGGGAGCGATTCTGGTGGTTGATGCGGCGCAGGGAATTGAAGCGCAGACATTGGCCAATGTTTACCTAGCCCTCGACAATGATTTGGAAATTTTACCTGTTATCAATAAAATTGACTTGCCTGCTGCTGATCCTGAACGGGTTCGCCATGAAGTGGAAGATGTGATTGGGCTTGATGCTTCTGAGGCTGTTCTGGCATCGGCCAAGGCTGGTATTGGGATCGAAGAGATTCTTGAGCAAATTGTTGAAAAGGTTCCTGCCCCTACTGGTGATGTGGATGCGCCTTTGCAAGCCTTGATTTTTGACTCTGTTTACGATGCTTACCGAGGAGTTATCCTACAAGTGCGGATTGTGAATGGTATTGTTAAGCCTGGTGATAAAATCCAAATGATGTCTAATGGAAAAACCTTTGATGTCACAGAGGTTGGCATTTTCACCCCTAAGGCAGTTGGACGAGATTTCCTTGCAACGGGAGATGTTGGTTATGTTGCGGCCTCCATTAAAACGGTAGCGGATACTCGTGTGGGTGATACGGTGACTTTAGCTAATAACCCCGCTAAGGAAGCCTTGCATGGCTACAAACAAATGAATCCAATGGTCTTTGCAGGGATTTATCCGATCGAATCAAATAAATACAATGACTTGCGTGAAGCGCTTGAAAAATTACAGCTTAATGATGCCAGTTTACAGTTTGAACCAGAAACGTCACAGGCACTTGGCTTTGGTTTCCGGTGTGGTTTCTTGGGCTTGCTTCATATGGACGTGATTCAAGAACGTTTGGAGCGTGAGTTTAACATTGATTTAATCATGACGGCACCGTCCGTGGTGTATCACGTTCACACAACTGATGGGGACATGATTGAAGTGTCTAATCCCTCAGAATTTCCTAATCCAACGCGGGTAGCTTCTATTGAAGAACCTTATGTTAAAGCGCAAATCATGGTGCCACAAGAGTTCGTTGGGGCTGTTATGGAATTATCGCAGCGCAAGCGTGGTGATTTTGTGACGATGGATTACATTGATGATAACCGTGTCAATGTGATTTACCAAATTCCGCTGGCTGAAATTGTGTTTGATTTCTTTGATAAATTGAAATCATCTACACGGGGCTATGCTAGCTTTGATTATGAAATTTCAGAATACCGCAAGTCACAACTGGTCAAAATGGATATTCTTCTGAATGGGGATAAAGTTGATGCGCTCAGCTTTATTGTCCATAAAGAATTCGCTTATGAACGCGGGAAAATTATTGTTGAGAAATTGAAAAAAATTATTCCACGTCAGCAATTTGAAGTGCCTATTCAAGCAGCTATCGGTCAAAAAATTGTTGCTCGTTCAGATATTAAGGCCCTGCGTAAAAACGTTTTGGCTAAGTGCTACGGTGGTGACGTGTCTCGTAAGCGTAAATTGCTCGAAAAACAAAAAGCTGGTAAAAAACGCATGAAATCGATTGGTTCGGTAGAAGTCCCTCAAGAAGCTTTCTTGAGTGTTCTCTCAATGGATGACGATGCCAAAAAATAA